In the genome of Enterococcus sp. DIV2402, the window ATTGGCGTTTTGTATGGATAAATTTCAAATCGTAATAACCATAAAAATTAATTAGACATTCTGGTAAAGTCGCATTTGTTTGTAACAAATGAGCAGTTAAAGATAACAGTGCATAACCGCCTGCCGAGCGTCCGCAAAAACTAAAGGGGGCATCTTTAATTATCGTCTCTTTTATTTCAGCAAAAGAATCATAAATACCTGTTAAAATGTCTTTTAATGAATGATTGGGCGCTAATAAATAGTCCATCGCTAAAATCGTATATCCAGCATCCAAGAATTGCTGTGCCAATGCTTGGGGTAAGTCATTTTTACTTCCGTATATAAAACCACCCCCATGTAAATACACCATATATTTTCCATTGGTTGTAACTGGTGTATTTACGGCGATTTGACAGCCGTTACTTAACGTGAGAATTTCAGTCATTATTTGTCTCTCCTTTTTGTTTTCAATAAATACGTCCCAATCTCATAATTAACCAATTGAATTGGATTTGTCAAATCGATGTTTAACAAATGTTCAATTTTATTAAGACGATAACGAATCGTTTTTGAATGCAAAAAGAGCGTCTCAGCTGTTTTTTTGTAATTTCTTCCTACTTGGAAAAAGGTATATAACGTAAGAAATAG includes:
- a CDS encoding alpha/beta hydrolase yields the protein MTEILTLSNGCQIAVNTPVTTNGKYMVYLHGGGFIYGSKNDLPQALAQQFLDAGYTILAMDYLLAPNHSLKDILTGIYDSFAEIKETIIKDAPFSFCGRSAGGYALLSLTAHLLQTNATLPECLINFYGYYDLKFIHTKRQLTSTTITPEMIAGIDQTQTVWDDPLLQRYVLYMYGVQQQQLNDFYQVSEQAIDDFTISAELLKQFPPTFSTASTSDAEVPFKYSKSLKRLIPDCKFVPVYDLEHDFLKQPEDEQVQKVFNQLATWLN